The following are encoded together in the Bradymonas sediminis genome:
- a CDS encoding methylated-DNA--[protein]-cysteine S-methyltransferase yields the protein MKQKNARIGSEAPAVSYLLGESSLDMVLVAQTPRGVCAIFMGEDSDALERALQKLYPNARRADTRHASPNVKGVFAKIIAFIDAPAHELDIALDLHGTEFQQQVWQALRQVPLGHRATYAEIARAIGRPTASRAVAGACAANRVSLAVPCHRIVRSDGGLSGYRWGVARKRALLEREAAARGQQLIFETSSLSGKS from the coding sequence ATGAAGCAAAAAAACGCCCGGATTGGCAGCGAAGCGCCCGCGGTTTCGTATCTCCTGGGCGAATCCTCGCTCGATATGGTGTTGGTAGCGCAGACTCCCAGAGGCGTCTGCGCGATATTTATGGGGGAGGACAGCGACGCGCTTGAGCGCGCGCTGCAAAAACTCTATCCCAACGCCAGGCGCGCCGATACTAGACACGCATCGCCCAATGTGAAGGGCGTATTTGCAAAGATTATAGCCTTTATCGACGCGCCCGCCCACGAACTCGACATCGCGCTCGACCTTCACGGAACGGAGTTTCAGCAACAGGTCTGGCAGGCGTTGCGCCAAGTCCCGCTCGGGCACCGGGCGACCTACGCCGAGATTGCCCGGGCGATCGGCCGACCCACCGCCTCACGCGCAGTCGCGGGAGCTTGCGCCGCCAACCGTGTGTCGCTGGCCGTGCCGTGTCATCGCATCGTGCGAAGTGACGGCGGTTTGTCCGGGTATCGTTGGGGCGTCGCGCGAAAGCGCGCCTTGCTCGAGCGCGAGGCTGCCGCCCGGGGGCAGCAATTGATCTTCGAGACTTCGTCCCTGAGTGGCAAATCATGA
- the alkB gene encoding DNA oxidative demethylase AlkB has protein sequence MTLELFNDPGMAGPDRQELAAGALVLRRFAQPSMDALIRGLSRIIRQSPFRHWQTPGGHRMSVAMSNCGALGWVSDHRGYRYQQIDPNSGQPWPEMPQAFKALAKSAAAEAGFDGFVPDSCLINQYEPGARMSLHQDKNERDFGQPIVSVSLGIAAVFEFGGISRGDRVQAVPLQHADVMVWGGPARLRFHGVRKLSDAEHPVLGRRRINLTFRHAG, from the coding sequence ATGACCCTGGAATTATTCAATGACCCCGGCATGGCCGGGCCCGACCGCCAGGAATTGGCCGCCGGCGCGCTGGTGCTTCGCCGCTTCGCCCAGCCCAGCATGGACGCGCTGATCCGCGGCCTGAGCCGCATTATCCGCCAGTCGCCGTTTCGCCATTGGCAGACCCCGGGCGGCCACCGCATGTCGGTCGCGATGAGCAATTGCGGGGCACTGGGTTGGGTGAGCGACCATCGCGGTTACCGCTACCAGCAGATTGATCCCAACAGCGGCCAACCCTGGCCCGAGATGCCCCAGGCCTTCAAAGCACTCGCCAAAAGCGCCGCGGCCGAGGCTGGCTTCGATGGGTTCGTCCCCGATAGCTGTCTTATCAATCAATATGAGCCCGGCGCGCGCATGTCGCTGCATCAGGACAAAAACGAGCGCGACTTCGGCCAGCCGATCGTCTCGGTCTCCCTGGGCATCGCGGCGGTTTTCGAGTTCGGCGGCATATCCCGGGGCGACCGGGTTCAGGCTGTCCCGCTGCAGCACGCCGATGTCATGGTCTGGGGCGGTCCGGCGCGCCTTCGCTTCCACGGCGTGCGAAAACTCAGCGACGCCGAACACCCCGTGCTTGGCAGACGCCGCATCAACCTGACCTTTCGCCACGCCGGCTAA
- a CDS encoding N-acetylmuramoyl-L-alanine amidase produces the protein MKRWRYLVFLLVGFVAVGCGMADDDLPLLNEEGPEWEMRRGELTDFCSVRVDGYGTLNVEDEYLAKVVTCENEGAPMEALKAQAIAARGYAKYINEVEGRPLSPTVRDQDYRCNKPVSERARQAVRETSGQVLTHNGKLILPFYVAGSRNVNSRTCMASGTAGTQKHVTYNQGRIGGRVKPSSLGWSRSPANRGAMSQNGANCLGNNNYSHERILRFFYGDDIRIAQLGGACVDTSGGSSSNPGGENNPIGEVESDNTCDVNSADPTIITRSQWGALRPKYNRPKHTPKQFTIHHTVTSNNDSNPKATIRQVQRDHMAREGGTWADIGYHYLVDQQGRIYAGNPSDRVGAHVAGQNTGKLGISFLGNYNSRQPTEEQLAAAGKLIRYLGKKYNIDVSGNVISAHRDHGSTECPGSNLYARLDRILNYARGEDASCDDSSGGGTSGDTPTYRYVRVRAMSDWPIGYNDTVPGFELDSVSVSTADGASRMANAVRSSENAVRPSAALGRPDNTTCDNRSSTVAGIRTSGEIVLSIDGGFSPGDTINVVQSNYGSMSDCAVSGTAQVAISADGATWTVVSEDVRGNAALRVSNTFVKFAEPAHGSTQEPTVRFSVNASANVSRVEYIADGSVTIGSSTAKPNFAIEYTFNYMRVHPVVANAYDANGNLIATDTIEIITEQGSGGSGSESASTLGQESSVCSPVGNGGGAARCSNGRGGYSTGSCWKFVKAAMIRAQVATRADIDRLASAVGMSGYSVQVSAAGFKRAADRASASTLASTVGLKKVNTPPTQAPRGAVIAWGAGCMGAHARYGHIEVSQGDGYACSDYCGRIRGNPSCASVYVPTN, from the coding sequence ATGAAAAGATGGCGATATCTGGTTTTTTTGCTCGTCGGATTCGTCGCCGTTGGCTGCGGGATGGCCGACGACGACTTGCCACTGCTCAACGAGGAAGGCCCTGAGTGGGAGATGCGTCGTGGAGAACTGACCGACTTTTGCTCGGTGAGGGTCGACGGATATGGCACGCTGAATGTCGAGGATGAATACCTGGCGAAAGTCGTGACCTGTGAGAACGAGGGGGCGCCAATGGAGGCCCTGAAGGCGCAGGCGATTGCGGCGCGAGGATACGCAAAATACATTAACGAAGTTGAGGGACGACCGCTGTCGCCGACAGTTCGCGACCAGGACTATCGTTGCAATAAACCGGTGTCTGAGCGCGCTCGCCAGGCGGTCCGTGAGACGTCCGGCCAGGTCCTGACGCACAATGGCAAGTTAATCCTGCCGTTCTATGTCGCGGGTTCCAGGAACGTGAACTCGCGCACGTGCATGGCATCGGGGACCGCCGGCACCCAAAAACACGTGACGTATAATCAGGGGCGCATCGGTGGACGCGTCAAACCGTCGTCGCTGGGTTGGAGCAGAAGCCCCGCGAACCGCGGCGCGATGTCGCAAAACGGGGCCAATTGCCTGGGCAATAATAATTATAGCCACGAGCGCATCCTTCGCTTCTTCTACGGCGACGATATTCGTATCGCTCAATTGGGCGGTGCCTGCGTCGACACCAGCGGTGGCTCCAGCAGCAACCCCGGCGGCGAGAATAATCCGATTGGCGAAGTTGAGAGTGATAATACCTGTGACGTCAACAGCGCCGACCCGACCATCATCACCCGTTCTCAGTGGGGCGCGCTTCGTCCCAAATATAACCGCCCCAAGCATACGCCGAAGCAATTCACGATCCACCACACGGTGACCTCGAATAACGACTCGAATCCGAAGGCCACCATCCGCCAAGTTCAGCGTGACCATATGGCGCGCGAGGGCGGCACCTGGGCGGATATCGGGTACCACTACCTGGTTGACCAGCAGGGACGCATCTACGCTGGCAACCCCTCGGATCGCGTCGGCGCGCATGTCGCCGGGCAGAACACCGGCAAGCTCGGCATCTCGTTTTTGGGCAATTATAACTCGCGCCAGCCGACCGAAGAGCAATTGGCGGCCGCTGGGAAGTTGATCCGCTATCTTGGGAAAAAATATAATATTGATGTCAGCGGCAACGTGATTTCGGCGCACCGTGACCACGGCTCGACCGAATGCCCCGGCTCAAACCTCTATGCGCGTCTGGACCGCATCCTCAACTATGCCCGTGGCGAAGACGCGAGCTGCGATGATTCCTCGGGCGGCGGCACCTCGGGCGACACGCCTACATATCGTTATGTGCGCGTCCGCGCGATGAGCGACTGGCCCATCGGATATAACGACACCGTCCCTGGCTTCGAGCTCGACAGCGTCTCGGTCTCGACCGCTGATGGGGCTTCGCGCATGGCCAACGCGGTGCGCTCCTCCGAGAATGCGGTTCGCCCCAGCGCCGCCCTGGGACGTCCGGACAATACGACTTGTGACAACCGCTCCTCCACCGTCGCGGGAATCCGAACCTCAGGTGAGATCGTGCTGAGTATCGACGGGGGTTTCAGCCCCGGTGATACCATCAACGTCGTGCAGTCGAATTATGGCAGCATGAGCGATTGTGCGGTGAGCGGAACGGCACAGGTTGCCATCTCCGCCGACGGCGCGACCTGGACGGTTGTCTCCGAAGATGTCCGCGGCAACGCGGCGCTTCGAGTCTCGAATACCTTTGTGAAATTTGCCGAGCCCGCCCATGGCAGCACTCAGGAGCCGACGGTTCGCTTCTCGGTTAACGCCTCGGCGAACGTCTCGCGCGTTGAGTATATCGCAGACGGTAGCGTGACCATTGGGTCGAGCACCGCCAAGCCGAATTTCGCGATTGAGTATACCTTCAACTATATGCGCGTGCACCCGGTGGTCGCCAACGCCTACGACGCCAATGGCAACCTTATCGCCACCGACACGATTGAGATCATCACCGAGCAGGGCAGCGGGGGCAGTGGCTCCGAGTCGGCGTCGACGCTGGGACAAGAGAGCAGCGTGTGCTCCCCGGTCGGCAACGGCGGAGGCGCCGCACGCTGCAGCAACGGGCGGGGCGGCTATAGCACCGGCTCATGTTGGAAATTCGTCAAGGCCGCGATGATTCGTGCCCAGGTGGCGACCCGCGCTGATATTGACCGCCTGGCAAGCGCGGTTGGCATGAGCGGCTACAGTGTTCAGGTCTCCGCTGCCGGATTCAAGCGCGCGGCGGACCGCGCCTCGGCCAGCACGCTGGCTTCCACTGTTGGGCTGAAGAAAGTGAACACTCCGCCCACCCAGGCTCCTCGCGGCGCCGTGATTGCATGGGGCGCTGGCTGCATGGGAGCCCACGCGCGCTACGGGCATATCGAAGTTTCGCAGGGCGACGGTTATGCCTGCTCGGACTATTGCGGCCGCATCCGCGGCAACCCGAGCTGCGCGAGCGTCTACGTCCCGACCAACTGA
- a CDS encoding Bax inhibitor-1 family protein, whose translation MTQHPYHNEHDPGAYYGGGVANAASAVLDERLAFMRRTYLHLGGAIALFVAFTTLLINSPIAEPLIKMMVGGRFSWLIVMALFIGTGMLADWWARNMNSRPMQYLGLTLGVVSYAVVFVPMMYMAAFYSSAHVLPTAALITLSVFSVLTGFVLVSKRDFSALRTGLVVMSALAMAAIVAGVRFGFSLGLGFSILMVGLSAGYVVYYTSNVLHHYRTDQHVAAALALFSSIAMMFWYILSLVMGRD comes from the coding sequence ATGACCCAGCACCCATATCATAACGAGCACGACCCCGGCGCGTATTACGGAGGCGGCGTCGCCAACGCGGCCAGCGCCGTGTTGGACGAGCGCCTGGCCTTTATGCGGCGCACCTATTTGCATCTGGGCGGGGCGATCGCGCTCTTCGTCGCGTTCACCACTCTGCTCATCAATTCACCGATTGCCGAGCCACTTATTAAGATGATGGTCGGCGGGCGCTTCTCCTGGCTGATCGTGATGGCGCTCTTTATCGGCACCGGCATGCTCGCGGATTGGTGGGCGCGCAATATGAACTCGCGCCCCATGCAATACCTCGGGCTGACGCTGGGCGTGGTGAGCTACGCGGTGGTCTTCGTGCCGATGATGTATATGGCCGCGTTCTATTCTTCGGCGCATGTGCTGCCGACCGCGGCGCTGATTACCCTGTCGGTGTTTAGCGTGTTGACCGGCTTTGTCCTGGTATCTAAACGCGACTTCTCGGCGCTTCGCACTGGCCTCGTGGTGATGAGCGCCCTGGCGATGGCCGCCATCGTCGCCGGTGTGCGCTTCGGCTTTAGCCTTGGGCTTGGCTTCTCGATCTTGATGGTCGGCCTGTCGGCTGGCTATGTGGTCTACTATACCTCGAACGTGCTACATCATTATCGCACCGACCAGCATGTCGCCGCGGCGCTTGCGCTGTTCTCCTCCATCGCGATGATGTTCTGGTATATCCTGAGCCTGGTGATGGGCCGCGACTGA
- a CDS encoding alkene reductase, protein MSSLFEPFNLGAITLKNRVAMAPMTRSRAVDEGKADAQTALYYTQRASAGLIISEGVAISEQSQGYLFVPGLYTEAQVEAWRPVTESVHQAGGRIFAQLWHVGRISHPSARADGGAPVSSVAVQAKNSTCYGYRDDGTPGRIPPATPRALSIAEIQQTIEDYAQAAENAIRAGFDGVEIHAANGYLIEQFINATLNTRADRYGGATIENRARLALEVLDAVVARIGGERTAIRFAPFGRFADMHPFADEEQTWLYMAEQLNARTLAFVHFNNQLSGDQRCIKPDFLGRFRAAYDGVLMMAGGLNRALADSLLNEGLIDLAAFGVPYIANPDLVARMQNNWPIATPNAETIYGGGTEGYTDYPAYQSA, encoded by the coding sequence ATGTCCAGCCTCTTCGAACCTTTCAACTTGGGGGCGATTACCCTGAAGAATCGCGTCGCAATGGCCCCGATGACGCGCTCGCGCGCGGTTGATGAGGGGAAAGCCGACGCCCAAACCGCGCTCTATTATACCCAACGCGCGTCGGCCGGCCTCATCATCAGTGAGGGCGTCGCGATCTCTGAGCAGAGTCAGGGCTATCTCTTTGTGCCGGGCCTGTACACCGAAGCACAGGTCGAGGCGTGGCGCCCGGTGACCGAGTCGGTGCATCAGGCAGGCGGTCGCATCTTCGCCCAGCTCTGGCATGTCGGGCGCATCTCTCATCCGTCGGCGCGCGCCGATGGCGGCGCGCCCGTAAGCTCGGTGGCGGTGCAGGCGAAAAACTCGACCTGCTATGGCTACCGCGACGATGGCACACCCGGGCGCATCCCGCCGGCCACGCCGCGCGCCCTGAGCATCGCCGAGATCCAGCAGACCATCGAGGATTACGCACAGGCGGCCGAAAACGCGATCCGCGCGGGCTTCGATGGCGTCGAGATTCACGCCGCCAACGGCTACCTGATCGAGCAATTTATCAACGCCACGCTCAACACCCGCGCCGACCGCTACGGCGGCGCGACCATCGAAAACCGCGCTCGCCTCGCCCTTGAGGTGCTCGACGCCGTTGTCGCGCGCATTGGCGGGGAGCGCACCGCGATTCGCTTCGCCCCATTCGGGCGCTTTGCAGATATGCACCCCTTCGCCGACGAGGAGCAAACCTGGCTCTATATGGCCGAGCAGCTCAACGCGCGAACGCTGGCGTTTGTGCATTTTAATAATCAGCTCAGCGGCGACCAGCGCTGCATTAAGCCGGACTTTTTGGGGCGCTTTCGCGCAGCCTATGACGGCGTGCTGATGATGGCGGGCGGTCTCAACCGCGCCCTCGCAGACTCCCTGCTAAACGAAGGACTCATCGATCTAGCGGCCTTCGGGGTTCCCTATATCGCAAACCCCGACCTGGTCGCGCGCATGCAAAATAACTGGCCGATCGCCACGCCCAACGCCGAGACGATCTACGGCGGCGGCACCGAGGGATATACCGACTATCCGGCCTACCAGAGCGCCTAG